The Athene noctua chromosome 26, bAthNoc1.hap1.1, whole genome shotgun sequence genome has a window encoding:
- the ST3GAL4 gene encoding CMP-N-acetylneuraminate-beta-galactosamide-alpha-2,3-sialyltransferase 4 isoform X2 — MATAELPGRGREDGLVDPAELLPALPGPRGRTEREVSEEEKSRPASVVGVCARIKLVASPFPRAGMVESKVLEVPQVTSGSRDESSGPRLMPLLLIKMINKSRGKILGVLALFLVMVWYSIYREDSFYFPVQENKTTCPLGEVEKKAAQLIGNYTRDHPLFLQLKDYFWVKTPSLYELPYGTKGSEDVLLRLLSITHYSLPESIQSLKCRRCAVVGNGHRLRNSSMGETIDTYDVVIRLNNAPVHGYEQDVGSKTTMRLFYPESAHFNPKTENNPDTLLVLVPFKPMDFQWMEAILNDKKRVRKGFWKQPPLIWDANPECVRILNPYYMEVTAAKLLNLPMKQPRKVKQKPTTGLLAITLALHFCDLVHIAGFGYPDSANKKQTIHYYEQITLKSMAASEHNVSHEAVAIKRMLELGLVKNLTYF; from the exons ATGGCCACGGCCGAGCTGCCGGGAAG GGGAAGAGAGGATGGCCTCGTAGATCCTGCCgagctcctgcctgctctgcctggaCCAAGAGGACGGACC GAGCGAGAGGTTTCGGAGGAAGAAAAAAGTCGCCCCGCTTCCGTGGTCGGTGTTTGCGCGCGCATTAAGCTTGTGGCATCCCCCTTTCCCCGGGCCGGGATGGTTGAATCGAAGGTGTTGGAGGTTCCCCAA gTGACCAGCGGCAGCCGCGATGAGAGCTCCGGCCCTCGTCTGATGCCTCTCCTGCTGATAAAAATGATCAACAAGTCTC GAGGGAAGATACTCGGGGTGCTGGCGCTGTTTCTGGTGATGGTTTGGTACTCGATCTACCGGGAAGACAG CTTTTATTTCCCCGTGCAAGAAAATAAGACGACGTGTCCCCTTGGGGAGGTGGAAAAGAAAGCGGCACAGCTCATCGGGAA CTACACGAGGGACCACCCGCTCTTCTTGCAGCTGAAGGACTATTTTTGGGTGAAGACGCCGTCGCTCTACGAGCTGCCCTATGGCACGAAAGGAAGCG AAGATGTCCTCCTGCGCTTGCTGTCGATCACCCACTACTCACTGCCCGAGAGCATCCAGAG CCTGAAGTGCCGGAGGTGCGCAGTGGTGGGCAACGGCCACAGGCTCCGCAACAGCTCCATGGGGGAGACCATCGACACCTATGACGTTGTGATCAG GTTGAACAACGCCCCAGTCCATGGTTATGAGCAGGACGTGGGCTCTAAGACGACCATGCGCCTCTTCTACCCGGAGTCGGCCCACTTCAACCCCAAGACCGAGAACAACCCCGACACGTTGCTGGTGCTGGTGCCCTTCAAGCCCATGGACTTCCAGTGGATGGAGGCCATCCTCAACGACAAGAAGAGG GTTCGGAAAGGGTTTTGGAAACAGCCCCCGTTGATCTGGGACGCCAACCCGGAGTGCGTGCGCATCCTCAACCCTTACTACATGGAAGTAACTGCTGCTAAACTGCTCAACCTCCCCATGAAGCAACCACGGAAGGTCAAACAG aaGCCCACCACAGGGTTGTTGGCCATCACCTTGGCACTGCACTTCTGTGACCTGGTGCACATCGCGGGCTTTGGCTACCCTGACTCGGCCAACAAGAAGCAAACCATCCACTACTACGAACAGATCACGCTCAAGTCCATGGCA GCATCAGAGCACAATGTCTCGCACGAGGCGGTGGCCATCAAGCGGATGCTGGAGCTGGGTCTCGTCAAGAACCTCACCTACTTCTGA
- the ST3GAL4 gene encoding CMP-N-acetylneuraminate-beta-galactosamide-alpha-2,3-sialyltransferase 4 isoform X1, which translates to MATAELPGRGREDGLVDPAELLPALPGPRGRTEREVSEEEKSRPASVVGVCARIKLVASPFPRAGMVESKVLEVPQVTSGSRDESSGPRLMPLLLIKMINKSRGKILGVLALFLVMVWYSIYREDRYIQLFYFPVQENKTTCPLGEVEKKAAQLIGNYTRDHPLFLQLKDYFWVKTPSLYELPYGTKGSEDVLLRLLSITHYSLPESIQSLKCRRCAVVGNGHRLRNSSMGETIDTYDVVIRLNNAPVHGYEQDVGSKTTMRLFYPESAHFNPKTENNPDTLLVLVPFKPMDFQWMEAILNDKKRVRKGFWKQPPLIWDANPECVRILNPYYMEVTAAKLLNLPMKQPRKVKQKPTTGLLAITLALHFCDLVHIAGFGYPDSANKKQTIHYYEQITLKSMAASEHNVSHEAVAIKRMLELGLVKNLTYF; encoded by the exons ATGGCCACGGCCGAGCTGCCGGGAAG GGGAAGAGAGGATGGCCTCGTAGATCCTGCCgagctcctgcctgctctgcctggaCCAAGAGGACGGACC GAGCGAGAGGTTTCGGAGGAAGAAAAAAGTCGCCCCGCTTCCGTGGTCGGTGTTTGCGCGCGCATTAAGCTTGTGGCATCCCCCTTTCCCCGGGCCGGGATGGTTGAATCGAAGGTGTTGGAGGTTCCCCAA gTGACCAGCGGCAGCCGCGATGAGAGCTCCGGCCCTCGTCTGATGCCTCTCCTGCTGATAAAAATGATCAACAAGTCTC GAGGGAAGATACTCGGGGTGCTGGCGCTGTTTCTGGTGATGGTTTGGTACTCGATCTACCGGGAAGACAGGTACATACAGCT CTTTTATTTCCCCGTGCAAGAAAATAAGACGACGTGTCCCCTTGGGGAGGTGGAAAAGAAAGCGGCACAGCTCATCGGGAA CTACACGAGGGACCACCCGCTCTTCTTGCAGCTGAAGGACTATTTTTGGGTGAAGACGCCGTCGCTCTACGAGCTGCCCTATGGCACGAAAGGAAGCG AAGATGTCCTCCTGCGCTTGCTGTCGATCACCCACTACTCACTGCCCGAGAGCATCCAGAG CCTGAAGTGCCGGAGGTGCGCAGTGGTGGGCAACGGCCACAGGCTCCGCAACAGCTCCATGGGGGAGACCATCGACACCTATGACGTTGTGATCAG GTTGAACAACGCCCCAGTCCATGGTTATGAGCAGGACGTGGGCTCTAAGACGACCATGCGCCTCTTCTACCCGGAGTCGGCCCACTTCAACCCCAAGACCGAGAACAACCCCGACACGTTGCTGGTGCTGGTGCCCTTCAAGCCCATGGACTTCCAGTGGATGGAGGCCATCCTCAACGACAAGAAGAGG GTTCGGAAAGGGTTTTGGAAACAGCCCCCGTTGATCTGGGACGCCAACCCGGAGTGCGTGCGCATCCTCAACCCTTACTACATGGAAGTAACTGCTGCTAAACTGCTCAACCTCCCCATGAAGCAACCACGGAAGGTCAAACAG aaGCCCACCACAGGGTTGTTGGCCATCACCTTGGCACTGCACTTCTGTGACCTGGTGCACATCGCGGGCTTTGGCTACCCTGACTCGGCCAACAAGAAGCAAACCATCCACTACTACGAACAGATCACGCTCAAGTCCATGGCA GCATCAGAGCACAATGTCTCGCACGAGGCGGTGGCCATCAAGCGGATGCTGGAGCTGGGTCTCGTCAAGAACCTCACCTACTTCTGA